A genomic segment from Diospyros lotus cultivar Yz01 chromosome 5, ASM1463336v1, whole genome shotgun sequence encodes:
- the LOC127802450 gene encoding uncharacterized protein LOC127802450, which yields MERSFTFIQTIATAGVFSAVSFWYGFMFGRESARKELGDLIESLRRGHSDTGSPPHS from the exons ATGGAGAGAAGCTTCACTTTCATTCAAACAATTGCAACCGCCGGCGTATTCTCAGCCGTTTCTTTCTG GTACGGCTTCATGTTTGGAAGAGAATCTGCTCGCAAGGAGCTTGGGGATTTGATTGAGAGTCTTCGCCGCGGCCATTCTGATACTGGTTCTCCACCACATTCCTAG
- the LOC127802201 gene encoding auxin-responsive protein SAUR66-like: MEAWKVVVMSQERMTFTREARRFDASSCNALTVHKGHFVVYNFDQRCFLVPLAYLRNRIVRELSEMDKEEDGLPNHGPTTFPCDSVFMDCIVSLIRRHACRDLEKQTSYSVQLIDTYQTQVSNKVKAIRSC, from the coding sequence ATGGAAGCGTGGAAGGTGGTTGTGATGAGTCAAGAAAGAATGACTTTCACGAGGGAAGCAAGGAGATTTGATGCATCCAGTTGCAACGCATTAACAGTTCACAAAGGTCATTTTGTTGTGTACAATTTTGATCAAAGATGCTTTTTAGTTCCTTTGGCTTATCTCAGGAATAGAATAGTCAGGGAGCTCTCAGAAATGGACAAGGAAGAGGATGGACTGCCGAATCATGGCCCTACCACATTTCCATGTGACTCAGTTTTTATGGACTGCATAGTCTCCTTGATAAGAAGGCATGCATGTAGGGATCTGGAGAAGCAGACGTCATATTCAGTACAATTGATTGATACTTATCAGACTCAGGTCTCCAATAAGGTCAAAGCAATTCGCAGTTGCTGA
- the LOC127802202 gene encoding auxin-responsive protein SAUR66-like: MARKWERLTAMGRKRIGSPRIAKSVDASSCNSPTVDDGHFVVYTADQRRFVIPLAYLQNEIFRKLLRMAEEEYGLPSHGPITLLCDSVFMEYAVSLTKRHADKHLVKALIMTITVGQCLSTSCLPQEQSNQHLLICGF; the protein is encoded by the coding sequence ATGGCAAGGAAGTGGGAGAGACTGACTGCAATGGGCCGGAAAAGAATCGGGTCGCCAAGAATAGCTAAGAGTGTTGATGCATCCAGCTGCAACTCGCCAACAGTTGATGATGGTCATTTTGTTGTGTACACAGCTGATCAAAGACGCTTTGTAATTCCCTTGGCTTATCTCCAAAATGAAATATTCAGGAAGCTCTTAAGAATGGCAGAGGAAGAGTATGGATTGCCGAGTCATGGGCCAATCACATTGTTGTGTGACTCAGTCTTTATGGAGTATGCAGTCTCTTTGACAAAAAGACATGCGGATAAGCATCTGGTGAAAGCTCTGATCATGACCATTACTGTTGGCCAATGCTTATCAACCTCATGTCTCCCACAAGAACAAAGCAATCAACACCTACTGATATGCGGTTTCTGA